aaaatgggtgcgcgcctttaGTTTTGGGAGCGTGGATTTCACAGTGGAAAGATCTGGGAGAATGGgtttccctgtagttttcacaattgtatttTCTTCGTCAAGTTTTTGTCGCTGGACTTCTTGTCAAGGTTTTTCAAGTGTCCGAAGATGGCTAACCAATTATTGAGGCCCACTTGAGTATTAGATGACGTACAAATAGCAAAGACAAGTTTTGAGCTTCAAGATCCTTGGCGTGGCTTCAAGATTGATCCAAATATTTGCTGGAGGGGAGGGCGTTTGCCTTTTGCTCGGGGTCAAACAACTTGACCAAGACGACAATCAAACACCAGACGCTTGCATGTCCGCCAAAAACTCAAAgcacaaatgaacaatatcccaAATAGTGGTTGTTTGAAAGTGATTGGTAGTTCTGAGTATAAATTCACTAGTGTTTAATGGAACAACTTTTTAATATTGATATTATACTATCGACATCTACTACTCAACCGTTCATAGTACAGCAACTAAATGTCCTCTAATTTCTTCATCAATACAAAAACCCCATTGCCCCAAGATCCCAAGCTCAACTAGTTAACTGTGTTCAATATGACTAGAAAAAACTACAGATAACAGACACAAATTCAATTTATTAAATACTCTTCATGTAAACACAATATTAGATTCAGCTGGTGTGCATGGAATTTTAAATCTAACTAAGAAGATTGGATAACATAAGAATTCTTTGGTACATGTACAGGAAATTGatcaatctcatccatccaaggaTTAATCTCATCGGTAGGATCGATATTTCGCATTGCTTCCCAAACTGCACTATTACATTTAAACCCTGATCCGAAAGCAATTTGCCAAGTTTTATCACCttttttcattcttcctttagCTTCACTATAAGCAAGTTCATACCACAATGAACTACTAGACGTATTTCCAAACCTATTTAGTGTCATTCTAGAAGGTTCCATATGCCAATCCGTTAGTTGTAGATTCTTTTCGACTTCATCTAATACGGCTCTTCCTCCTGCGTGTATACAGAAATGATCAAATGCAAGTTTGAAATCAGGAATGTAGgctttcaaattcttcatcttgAGTACTTTTCTTCCAAATAATGTGACAAGAAATAGTAGTTGTTCAGACATTGGTAATACCAATGGACCTAATGTTGTTATGTTTACTTTCAATGCTTCACCAGCAACAGCCATTAAATCTTTTAATATTGAAACACCTACACGTCCTGATTCATCTTCTTGTTggtaaacacaattgaaacaacgaTCATCTGCTCCCTTATGAGACCGAACAGTATGAATTAATTTGTATTTTGAATGGTTGCAGTCTGATGGTCGGTTTGAGAGAAGTACCACCGCGCCACCGACACGAAATAAACAGTTGGAGAGTAACATTGGACGGTCATTACCATAGTACCAGTTTTGCGTGATGTTCTCCATGCTTATTACTAGAGCATACGTATTCTGGTGAACCTGTGAAACAAAAAGCATATCAGTGATACAGTTAACGTGCAACTGAAAATGGTATCTAGTGAATGCTTGTGGATATATAGTTTGTCCATGGGCATACTATTGTGTGCATAGTGGGAGACATGTACAGAAAAACAATCTAAATAGAGAGATAGGAGGCTACTAACTTGAAGTAGGCGTTTGGCAAgatcaattgaaataacaccaGCACTACACCCCATTCCACTTAGATTGTAAGTAACAATGTTTCCTCTAAACTTGTACTTGTTAACAATCATATCTGACAGAGAGGGTGTAGGATTAAAAAGACTACAATTTACAACTAGAACTCCAATATCTTTGACACTCACTCCTGCtttcttaaacaactcatccAAAGCTCCAAACATAACCATTTCAGCTTCTTTTCTCGCTTCGGCCAGACACGGATTAGGCGGTACCCTTAACACCGCTTCCGGCAAGTACGTCGTTTGCCCTAACCCCGATCTTTCGataatttttctttgaaaatCCAAGTTCTGTTCCTTAAAAGTACCTAACAAAGATGATAGCTCCATGAATTTTTCTCTGCTACATATTAAATTTTGCTTTGGTTTGTAACATGCAAAATCCACTAAGTAGACTTTTCTTGGTCTGGTCATGAAGTAAATTGCAGCAAGGAAGGAGGGAAGAGTTGAATATAAAACAAGAGGGTAAAAGTTTAACTTGAAACTGATCCATAGTGAAGTCAAATCCTTGAACGTGAAAGCCAAGACCTGATTGGAATATATAAAGAGTAGTGGAATGAAGAGAAGATATACAAAATAAGAGATGAAGAAATTGTAACCAAGTTTAACATATTTGAGTTTACTTATTCCAAGAAATCCCATTCTAACATttggtttttctatttgattatcATCCATTCtagatcaaaaaaaataaaagactCCAAAGTGACTTCAAAATGTGAAGATGATATTAGAAGAAAATATATTGTGAAGATGCATAAAAATGATATGAAGTACTCATTTGTGAACTGTGGTTTGAGTAAGTGATAATGAATATAATAAGAGATAGTGTAGTAAACTATACAGATAACCCTAGAGAAATGGGATATAAAAGGAAATGTTCTGAGATCTATCGGATAATTGATCTAGTCTTTACTCATCTAGTTGGGAAGTTGGAGGAAAGGAAAGAAAGCTAATCAAGCACTTAATAGTGTATAATTATTGTTTGAAAAGTATTGGTTTGATTTAGATGGACGTATATGCATGCAGAGGAAAAGGATACTAAAAGTTGAAAACTTGACTTATTATTATTGATAGGTATGCAACAACTACAAGTTTGTAAGTTGGTAAGGACATAGCACCATAACAGGTCCAACAGTCCCAAGAAGTGGATGAGAAGCAGATAGGTTACTTAGTATATGAAATGAATGATGCATTGATACATGATGCAAGTAGCACCCTGTCAAACTCAAAAGTAAAACTCCTCAGTACAATGCCAGGAGGAAATCTATCTTTATATTCCGAAAATGTAACTTAATTTTCTTGAAAATAAAATGAGGGTTGCGGATAGATAGGTCAGTCAAGCAAGTAGTTGAAGTATAATAAATAAGGAATTGTGTTGTACGTGAATTCATCCGATGCACAACCGCATTTGGTTGATAATAAGCTTTCACGAAAGTGTGCACTGGCCAGAAATTAACTCTGCCAGGGATTAATAAAGGCATTTCCCTGTTTTCCTTTCAAGGTATTTATCTAACTCACTGTGATCATGTGAAAGTGAATCAATGTCTAATCCTTATAACTGAAGATGCATCTAGCATACTGGCAAAACTGACTTGGGTTAGAATATTTCCAAGAAAAAAATGATTTGGGTTAAAAATCATACTCCTACACATAAAACAAACTTATCTTTTTGAATAGGAGGTAGTAATTTAGAGGTACACTAATGtgataatgtggaaattgaactATTGTCCTTACTTTTGATGGAttttacaaatatccttatcacacaataatTCTATCCCTCTCCTTGTACAAGCCCATAAGGGGTCCAATATCAAATTATGAACTTCCAAATATACCCCCTGTATAtatttggataacaaaattaAAATTCAGTTATTAACGGAAATCAAAAACTGAACGAGAGAGAGAGATCTAGCTGAACTC
This genomic stretch from Papaver somniferum cultivar HN1 unplaced genomic scaffold, ASM357369v1 unplaced-scaffold_41, whole genome shotgun sequence harbors:
- the LOC113342465 gene encoding 3-ketoacyl-CoA synthase 20-like, yielding MDDNQIEKPNVRMGFLGISKLKYVKLGYNFFISYFVYLLFIPLLFIYSNQVLAFTFKDLTSLWISFKLNFYPLVLYSTLPSFLAAIYFMTRPRKVYLVDFACYKPKQNLICSREKFMELSSLLGTFKEQNLDFQRKIIERSGLGQTTYLPEAVLRVPPNPCLAEARKEAEMVMFGALDELFKKAGVSVKDIGVLVVNCSLFNPTPSLSDMIVNKYKFRGNIVTYNLSGMGCSAGVISIDLAKRLLQVHQNTYALVISMENITQNWYYGNDRPMLLSNCLFRVGGAVVLLSNRPSDCNHSKYKLIHTVRSHKGADDRCFNCVYQQEDESGRVGVSILKDLMAVAGEALKVNITTLGPLVLPMSEQLLFLVTLFGRKVLKMKNLKAYIPDFKLAFDHFCIHAGGRAVLDEVEKNLQLTDWHMEPSRMTLNRFGNTSSSSLWYELAYSEAKGRMKKGDKTWQIAFGSGFKCNSAVWEAMRNIDPTDEINPWMDEIDQFPVHVPKNSYVIQSS